One uncultured Pseudodesulfovibrio sp. genomic window carries:
- the cas1 gene encoding type II CRISPR-associated endonuclease Cas1 has translation MVDGIVEIAEDGRYLSLYRGFLVVSDKDNVLGRVPLADVSAVILSANQATVSKNLMVALAEQNASVTCCGRTYIPTSISLPYSGNYESAHRMRSQIDAGRPLCKQIWQKLVKEKIHNQAKVLHWRGQGKAGNALESMMRRVRSGDPDNIEAQAARRYWSVVVRTEFVRDRFAEDENTLFNYIYTVLRSAVARSVVGVGLLPALGVHHRGRLNPFSLVDDLMEPYRPLADSVVVEVLEDSDVVELTPATKQRLAAVLRMDLKTSKGVSPLLEVLHSLAHSLVRSYENKKERLEFGTVLLP, from the coding sequence ATGGTTGATGGAATTGTAGAAATTGCTGAGGATGGGCGATACCTGTCTCTTTATCGTGGTTTTCTCGTTGTTTCAGACAAAGACAACGTTTTGGGGCGTGTCCCTTTGGCAGATGTCTCTGCAGTCATCCTTTCCGCCAATCAAGCCACTGTCTCAAAGAATCTCATGGTCGCATTGGCTGAACAGAACGCTTCCGTAACATGTTGCGGCAGAACTTACATTCCCACTTCAATCTCACTCCCATACTCCGGGAATTATGAATCGGCGCACAGGATGCGCAGTCAGATTGATGCGGGCCGTCCCTTGTGTAAACAGATTTGGCAGAAGTTGGTTAAGGAGAAAATCCACAACCAGGCAAAAGTCTTACATTGGCGCGGACAGGGAAAGGCTGGCAACGCTCTTGAATCAATGATGCGCCGTGTACGGTCCGGTGATCCTGACAACATAGAGGCTCAGGCGGCCAGACGGTATTGGTCTGTTGTGGTCCGCACCGAATTTGTCCGCGATCGTTTTGCCGAAGACGAGAATACCCTATTTAACTATATTTATACCGTGCTTCGTTCCGCCGTTGCCAGGTCCGTAGTCGGAGTCGGGCTGCTCCCTGCTCTTGGAGTACACCATCGGGGGCGTCTGAACCCCTTTTCGCTGGTTGATGATCTCATGGAGCCATACCGCCCGCTGGCGGACAGCGTCGTGGTTGAGGTGCTTGAGGATTCCGATGTGGTCGAGTTGACTCCGGCGACGAAACAACGACTTGCGGCCGTACTCAGGATGGATCTCAAAACGTCCAAAGGGGTATCGCCATTGTTGGAGGTGCTGCATTCCTTGGCGCACTCCTTGGTTCGCAGCTATGAGAACAAAAAGGAACGCCTTGAATTTGGTACAGTATTATTGCCTTGA
- the cas9 gene encoding type II CRISPR RNA-guided endonuclease Cas9 (Cas9, originally named Csn1, is the large, multifunctional signature protein of type II CRISPR/Cas systems. It is well known even to general audiences because its RNA-guided endonuclease activity has made it a popular tool for custom editing of eukaryotic genomes.): MWRLGLDIGSNSIGWAILGLEDSGYGYEPCKIIDMGVRIFPDGREPAGIDSKTGLPRIGESLAVTRRMARGMRRNRDRSLKRIRVFADKLVEFGLIPKKGTAGRQKYKTGKIDMSIDPYQARAQAATRVVSENELARALFHLCKRRGFLSNRKTDGEDKDASERKGAMQGLTAILEERGLTLGQYLRDRIAFDKHVRFRGDEFDDTAGTVAIYPTRDMYADEFNAIRKTQGTRHLTDEQWDELFDIFSFQRPLIPKEAGACSFEHGRDGREEHPRAWRHLPITHTFRILQEVNNLRCQIEEGDRELTREQRATLVEALENQKSMSFSKVRSLLNLPRASKFNLESERRKKLNGNATACDMRVLFTAHGCDWDHLESSVQNDVVQMIHDARDLSEFMAANRELRWELPGGLIRDLSGKYYPSSHGHISRRCMEKLLPYMWDGMQYWEAAREVYGDHTDYSQFATGEILEELPYYGEVLRGATVPVAVTPNTPEDEAKYGKIPNPTVHVALNQLRKLINALVKRYGSPYDIHLELARNVKKAGKNYQELLKGLAENTGKNEKRRKQYEECFPGQTPSGLDMIKMRLWEELAEDDTDDARQAMARMDVYTGRTIGFRQLFSDEVEIEHILPYGRTYDNSIANRTVTFREVNRRKGGDKLPYQFAQGDPEIDAEAMRSRAKRLPRAKRWRFGPDAAEVYERILTKSMTLEERREYDADSSGAFIDRQLVDTQYISRIAARYLSPVVGEPSRVVPVNGHITNLIRNKWQINAIKAKGKDEERQDHRHHAEDALIVALADRSLVKRIADKTREEQEGRKDYVAKLRFPERPVWATDARIKEVADRINVSFRQDHSRESKLYQETAYGLIGRDDRWRKQGFNGVVRRPIPALKENEVNQIRDDAVRTAVAEFLDLPEVRAIKKWEEKLVLLAKTPICIGSAKDKTRLRRVRIVIKNQSITPIGSAPYKGYSTDSIAFCDIWHTPKYNRKGKTTGKWGFVGKFISYAEAKKFEGNEDGLHEAYKPHPAARKIMRLYKNDMVLLIGGKGQEELMRLAGFSATNNKLDVRPHTASDARRNFKSIQVLVENFYMQKTHISVDGMIIR, translated from the coding sequence ATGTGGAGATTGGGTTTAGATATTGGCAGTAATTCCATAGGATGGGCGATTCTTGGCCTTGAGGACTCCGGCTATGGCTATGAACCCTGTAAAATTATCGACATGGGAGTCCGCATTTTTCCGGATGGCCGCGAACCCGCTGGTATTGATAGCAAAACTGGATTGCCAAGGATTGGAGAATCTCTTGCTGTAACCCGTCGTATGGCCAGGGGGATGCGTCGCAATCGTGACCGGAGCTTGAAGCGCATCCGCGTCTTTGCCGACAAACTCGTGGAATTCGGACTTATACCTAAGAAAGGTACTGCTGGTCGGCAAAAATACAAAACCGGCAAGATCGATATGTCTATTGATCCCTACCAAGCAAGAGCCCAAGCCGCCACTAGGGTAGTCAGTGAGAATGAGCTTGCCCGTGCGCTATTTCATCTCTGCAAACGGAGAGGTTTTCTTTCCAATCGTAAAACCGATGGCGAAGACAAAGACGCTTCCGAACGAAAAGGAGCCATGCAAGGACTAACAGCCATTCTCGAAGAGCGTGGATTGACATTGGGCCAATATCTTCGTGATCGTATTGCTTTTGACAAACATGTCCGATTTCGGGGAGACGAATTTGATGATACCGCCGGAACTGTCGCAATTTATCCTACCAGAGACATGTATGCGGACGAATTTAACGCCATAAGGAAGACACAAGGCACCCGCCATCTTACTGATGAGCAGTGGGATGAATTGTTTGATATTTTTTCTTTTCAGCGGCCATTAATTCCAAAGGAGGCGGGTGCGTGTTCTTTTGAACACGGACGGGATGGGCGCGAGGAGCACCCAAGGGCGTGGCGGCATCTTCCCATAACCCACACATTCCGCATCCTGCAGGAAGTGAACAACCTGCGGTGTCAAATCGAAGAGGGGGACAGAGAGTTGACCAGAGAGCAACGGGCAACTCTTGTTGAAGCTCTGGAAAATCAGAAATCCATGTCCTTTTCAAAGGTGCGTTCTTTGCTCAACCTGCCGAGGGCTTCCAAGTTTAACTTGGAAAGTGAAAGGCGGAAAAAGTTGAATGGAAATGCAACAGCATGCGACATGCGAGTCCTTTTTACAGCCCATGGCTGTGATTGGGACCATTTGGAATCCAGCGTTCAAAACGACGTTGTGCAAATGATACATGACGCAAGGGACCTATCGGAGTTTATGGCGGCAAACCGTGAACTCCGTTGGGAGTTACCCGGCGGTCTGATTCGCGATCTTTCGGGAAAATACTATCCATCATCCCACGGGCATATCTCCCGACGTTGCATGGAAAAGCTGCTCCCGTACATGTGGGATGGGATGCAGTATTGGGAAGCTGCAAGAGAGGTCTATGGAGATCATACCGATTACAGCCAGTTTGCGACAGGAGAGATCCTTGAGGAACTGCCCTATTACGGTGAGGTGCTGCGCGGGGCGACAGTCCCGGTTGCCGTGACGCCCAATACTCCGGAAGATGAGGCAAAGTACGGAAAAATTCCCAATCCCACAGTACACGTCGCACTCAATCAGTTGAGGAAGCTCATAAACGCCCTTGTGAAGCGTTACGGCTCCCCCTACGACATTCATCTGGAATTAGCTCGGAACGTAAAAAAAGCGGGGAAAAATTACCAGGAATTGTTGAAGGGACTGGCGGAAAATACCGGAAAAAATGAAAAGCGACGCAAGCAATATGAAGAATGCTTCCCTGGTCAGACCCCTTCGGGGTTGGACATGATAAAGATGCGGCTATGGGAGGAGTTGGCCGAAGATGATACCGATGATGCTCGTCAGGCCATGGCTCGAATGGACGTATATACCGGTCGGACCATCGGCTTCCGGCAGTTGTTCAGTGACGAAGTAGAGATTGAGCACATCCTTCCCTATGGCAGAACGTACGATAACTCCATAGCCAACAGGACCGTGACCTTCCGTGAGGTCAACCGGAGGAAAGGCGGCGACAAACTCCCGTACCAGTTTGCTCAAGGCGATCCGGAGATCGATGCTGAGGCTATGCGGTCAAGAGCAAAACGTCTGCCCCGTGCCAAAAGATGGCGGTTTGGGCCTGATGCTGCCGAGGTCTACGAGCGCATTCTTACCAAGAGTATGACCCTCGAAGAGCGGCGCGAGTACGATGCTGATTCGAGCGGTGCCTTTATTGATCGTCAGCTTGTGGATACGCAGTACATATCGCGGATCGCGGCAAGATATCTTTCTCCGGTTGTCGGTGAACCCTCGCGAGTGGTCCCGGTTAATGGTCATATCACCAATCTGATCCGTAATAAGTGGCAGATCAACGCGATCAAAGCAAAGGGGAAGGATGAAGAGCGGCAGGATCACCGCCATCATGCCGAAGACGCGTTGATAGTCGCGTTAGCAGACAGAAGCCTTGTGAAGCGCATAGCTGACAAGACTCGTGAAGAACAGGAGGGGCGCAAGGATTATGTAGCAAAGTTGCGCTTTCCGGAACGTCCGGTTTGGGCAACTGATGCACGGATCAAAGAGGTCGCCGACAGGATCAATGTGTCATTCAGGCAGGATCATAGCCGTGAATCTAAGTTATACCAAGAGACCGCATATGGACTTATAGGTAGGGATGATCGCTGGCGAAAGCAAGGTTTCAATGGGGTAGTGCGGCGTCCAATCCCTGCATTAAAAGAAAACGAAGTGAATCAGATTCGAGACGATGCGGTGCGCACGGCAGTAGCTGAATTTCTCGACTTGCCAGAAGTTAGAGCCATAAAGAAATGGGAGGAGAAACTGGTTTTACTCGCTAAAACGCCGATTTGCATAGGCTCGGCTAAGGACAAGACACGCCTTCGCCGAGTTCGAATCGTGATCAAAAATCAATCGATTACTCCGATCGGGAGCGCACCATACAAGGGATATTCCACGGACTCCATAGCATTTTGTGATATCTGGCATACACCGAAGTATAACAGAAAAGGTAAGACCACGGGCAAGTGGGGTTTCGTTGGGAAGTTCATAAGCTATGCTGAGGCCAAGAAGTTTGAGGGAAATGAGGACGGGTTGCATGAAGCATACAAGCCCCATCCGGCGGCAAGGAAGATCATGCGTTTGTATAAAAATGACATGGTGTTGCTGATCGGCGGCAAAGGGCAGGAGGAGCTAATGAGGCTTGCAGGTTTCTCCGCGACAAATAATAAGCTCGATGTCCGTCCGCACACGGCAAGTGACGCGAGGAGAAATTTTAAATCAATACAGGTGCTTGTGGAGAATTTTTATATGCAGAAAACACATATAAGCGTTGATGGCATGATTATACGATAA
- the cas2 gene encoding CRISPR-associated endonuclease Cas2, giving the protein MRSELSGYRVMWMMVMFDLPVGTKKERKAAGLFRKHLQNLGFEMAQFSIYYRVMGSKEVAGRYIRQIEDKVPADGSVNILTITDKQYENMVCFTGREKAPPPEVKQLTLF; this is encoded by the coding sequence ATGCGATCAGAGCTGAGCGGATACAGAGTTATGTGGATGATGGTTATGTTTGATTTGCCGGTGGGCACTAAGAAGGAACGAAAGGCTGCGGGGCTTTTTCGTAAGCATTTGCAGAATCTCGGATTCGAGATGGCCCAGTTTTCCATTTACTACCGGGTGATGGGGAGCAAAGAAGTGGCAGGGAGGTATATAAGGCAGATTGAGGATAAGGTCCCGGCGGATGGGAGCGTGAACATTCTCACTATCACGGATAAGCAATATGAGAATATGGTTTGTTTCACCGGTAGGGAAAAGGCCCCACCACCGGAAGTTAAACAACTCACTTTATTCTGA
- a CDS encoding WYL domain-containing protein, which translates to MIEQISRSLGGDVVSRLGGGEKYYRMASPKVSPKVGLCPEEIQQLELCRGMVLHLLPEGVREQVRHTIAKTTALLPDMNGRERAFASVVDARIKGRIDYNPHQEHIASLIQAIQDKIVCEVTYHSPSNPKAKTYAFAPMKIISYHEALYVAGWRVEDEGEPIPRHSIKLAVHRLKKVIRQKRGFDIEMDPGQRAELFGFMKLDELKVKVKFDKETASYIKERQWSDDQSIREFKNGNLVLEFNAQSMPEVVSWILSFGAHAKVMEPKVLKDQLRSEVEALGALYL; encoded by the coding sequence ATGATTGAGCAGATTAGCCGAAGCTTGGGCGGGGATGTTGTGAGCCGTTTGGGGGGAGGGGAAAAATACTACAGGATGGCATCCCCGAAAGTCTCGCCGAAGGTTGGTCTTTGCCCGGAAGAGATTCAGCAGTTGGAGCTATGCAGAGGCATGGTCCTTCACCTCTTGCCTGAAGGAGTACGGGAGCAAGTAAGACATACGATAGCCAAGACTACGGCTTTGTTGCCTGACATGAATGGGCGGGAGAGGGCATTTGCTTCAGTTGTGGATGCCCGGATCAAGGGACGGATAGATTACAACCCTCACCAGGAACACATAGCATCGCTTATTCAGGCAATTCAGGATAAAATTGTTTGTGAAGTTACATATCATTCTCCGAGCAATCCCAAAGCGAAGACTTATGCATTCGCCCCAATGAAAATCATTTCGTATCACGAGGCTCTCTATGTTGCAGGCTGGCGAGTAGAGGATGAAGGTGAGCCTATCCCTCGACATTCAATAAAGCTTGCTGTGCATCGCTTGAAAAAAGTCATTAGGCAGAAAAGAGGCTTTGATATCGAAATGGATCCAGGGCAAAGGGCCGAGCTTTTTGGTTTCATGAAATTGGATGAGCTGAAGGTCAAAGTGAAGTTTGATAAGGAGACAGCAAGCTACATCAAAGAACGTCAGTGGAGTGATGACCAATCTATCCGTGAGTTCAAAAACGGGAACCTGGTCCTTGAGTTCAATGCCCAAAGCATGCCGGAAGTTGTTTCGTGGATCTTGAGCTTTGGAGCACACGCGAAAGTCATGGAGCCCAAGGTGCTTAAAGACCAACTTAGATCTGAAGTAGAAGCTCTGGGAGCACTGTACCTTTAA
- the rsgA gene encoding ribosome small subunit-dependent GTPase A, whose product MHTRTITQNSNEQINRLRRLGWNEHFESLTAEVELDRVARVISAQRGRFLISNGCNEWLCVPSGNMRHRQQVYPVTGDWVIANDMVVTQVLPRKNTLSRGEAGSRGKQEAAARREQPIAANIDTVFIVCGLDRDYNLRRIERYIALVYNCGMAPVVVLTKADLHASPEPFREEVEATAFGVPVVLTSIRDESGVSELFSHLGEGRTVSMIGSSGAGKSTLANRLQGSEIQSTGAVSESLGKGRHTTTARELIAMPCGGLLMDNPGIREIAFAQSGDGLDTTFADIRALAESCRFADCSHGHEPGCAVQRAVDSGELSQARLDSYRKLQRELNYVQARDEKSADRVERERWKGVAMEIKRMNKRNKR is encoded by the coding sequence ATGCATACACGAACCATTACCCAAAACAGTAATGAACAAATAAACCGGCTGCGGCGACTGGGCTGGAACGAGCATTTCGAGAGCCTGACGGCGGAAGTGGAACTGGACCGCGTGGCCCGCGTCATCAGCGCCCAAAGAGGCCGGTTTCTGATATCCAACGGCTGCAATGAGTGGCTCTGCGTGCCTTCGGGCAACATGCGCCACAGACAACAGGTTTACCCGGTCACCGGGGACTGGGTGATCGCGAATGACATGGTCGTCACACAGGTACTGCCGCGAAAGAACACCCTGAGCCGGGGCGAAGCGGGGTCCCGGGGCAAACAGGAGGCAGCCGCCCGGCGCGAACAGCCCATCGCAGCAAACATCGATACGGTGTTCATCGTCTGCGGGCTCGACCGTGACTACAACCTGCGCCGCATCGAGCGCTACATTGCGCTGGTGTACAATTGCGGGATGGCCCCGGTTGTCGTCCTGACCAAGGCGGACCTGCACGCATCCCCGGAGCCGTTCCGCGAAGAGGTTGAGGCCACGGCCTTCGGCGTCCCCGTGGTATTGACATCCATACGGGATGAAAGCGGTGTGAGCGAGCTGTTCAGCCATCTGGGCGAAGGCCGAACAGTGTCCATGATCGGCTCCTCGGGCGCCGGCAAATCGACGTTGGCGAACAGGTTGCAAGGCAGCGAAATCCAGAGCACCGGCGCAGTCAGCGAAAGTCTGGGCAAGGGACGCCACACCACGACCGCCCGCGAGTTGATAGCCATGCCCTGCGGAGGACTGCTCATGGACAACCCGGGCATCCGCGAAATCGCCTTCGCCCAAAGCGGCGACGGACTGGACACCACGTTCGCGGACATCCGCGCCCTGGCCGAATCCTGCCGCTTCGCCGACTGCTCCCACGGGCACGAGCCGGGGTGTGCCGTACAACGTGCCGTAGACTCCGGCGAATTGTCCCAGGCTCGACTGGACAGTTATCGCAAGCTGCAACGCGAACTGAACTACGTGCAGGCCCGCGACGAAAAAAGCGCGGATCGCGTGGAAAGGGAGCGTTGGAAAGGCGTGGCCATGGAGATCAAGCGGATGAACAAGCGCAATAAACGCTGA
- a CDS encoding DUF1847 domain-containing protein, whose amino-acid sequence MPNPHPQCAICPFEWSERYCRKAGGKAPENCPSVRMKETLARAQAETTSEALLPFACEASRQEGEGYAGRDQGYATVTPCKPRIQEIIEFARRMHYKRLGLAFCVGVRFEAEKVHRLFESAGFEVVSVACKAGRVPKSELGLTRDEYVDPTCEVETMCNPVFQAEAVNDCEVDLNILMGLCVGHDSLFIMHAKAPVTVLAVKDRMLGHNPMAAVYQLDTYYRYLKDI is encoded by the coding sequence ATGCCCAATCCACACCCTCAATGTGCGATATGCCCCTTCGAATGGTCGGAACGATACTGCCGCAAAGCGGGCGGCAAGGCCCCCGAGAACTGTCCGTCCGTAAGAATGAAGGAGACCCTGGCCAGGGCGCAGGCGGAGACCACCTCGGAGGCCCTGCTTCCGTTCGCCTGTGAAGCCTCCCGGCAAGAGGGCGAAGGCTATGCCGGAAGAGATCAGGGCTACGCCACGGTTACGCCCTGCAAGCCGCGTATCCAGGAAATCATCGAGTTCGCCCGGAGGATGCACTACAAGCGCTTGGGCCTGGCCTTTTGCGTGGGCGTGAGATTCGAGGCGGAGAAGGTCCACAGACTGTTCGAATCCGCCGGGTTCGAGGTGGTCTCCGTGGCCTGCAAGGCCGGACGCGTCCCCAAGTCCGAACTGGGCCTGACCCGGGACGAATACGTCGACCCCACCTGCGAGGTGGAGACCATGTGCAACCCGGTATTTCAGGCCGAAGCCGTCAACGACTGCGAAGTCGATCTGAATATCCTGATGGGACTCTGTGTAGGCCATGACTCCCTGTTCATCATGCACGCCAAGGCCCCGGTAACGGTGCTCGCGGTCAAAGACCGCATGCTGGGCCACAACCCCATGGCAGCGGTCTATCAGCTGGACACGTATTATCGTTACCTCAAAGACATCTGA